The proteins below come from a single Methanosarcinales archaeon genomic window:
- a CDS encoding HD domain-containing protein has protein sequence MVIVGLLHDVVEDEDTTLSDIRDEFGDDVATLVDGASEPEELINADGGKSKT, from the coding sequence GTGGTTATTGTGGGATTGCTGCATGATGTTGTAGAAGATGAGGATACCACACTGTCCGATATCAGAGATGAGTTCGGTGATGACGTGGCGACCCTGGTAGATGGGGCTTCCGAGCCGGAAGAACTGATAAATGCGGACGGGGGCAAAAGTAAGAC